The stretch of DNA CTTTTGAATTTAAAAGTCATGTCTCCGAGCCACCGTATGACTAGCAAGTCCTGTGACTGAACGGATGGCGCGCAAACTTGCTCTTTTCTGCAAGTTTCGTGACAGTAGTGAAGGCACTGGACTTGCGTTAGCTTTCCAAATAAACCAATAAATTTCACTTAAACAACCAGCGGCTCGGAGCAAGAAGCCACATCTTCTCGTGGCTTCGCAGTGGCTACTCTTTGTTAGGCAGACGTTTTAGTTGCGTCTATTACGACAAAGCCAAAATAACGCCCTAAACTAAAACCAGTCCCGACACGATGTCGGGCTAAATACGATTTTTTATTTATGGGGCAATTCCTAATAGGACAAGCGGAACAGCAGGAACACCTCTACCTTCTCTGATTAAATTATAAAGCTCTCCTTCATAATAAGAAGGACCCGAAGACATTTCAGCTTGTAAACTTTTCATTGGTAGAATTTCTACTCCTACGTCAATTTTATCTCCTACATAGAAAGCCATATGTTTTACAAATAAATCAAAAGCAACAAAAGCATATTTACCAAATTGAACTTCAACAGCAATTCTCTCTTTGACAAAATCTGTTTGATTATAAGAAAAGATAGGCGTCAATCCAGCTTCGATAATTTCTTTCTTCTGTTCATCGGCTGGTAGATGAAGAGTTCTTCTAATAAGTCTTGCGTCACCTGTTACCCAATAGCTTGTTCTGTCTTCAAGCCAGTTTAGTTCAGTAAAACCTTCTTTCATTTTTTTATTCATATCAATAGGAGAGTATAGCATTTTACCTTTAATCCTCTCTTCCTTTGAAATTTTAGTTTTACATTCTTCTGCGTCCACAGATTTAATTACTTTTTCAATTTCTTTCCAAAGTTTTGGTTTATGTACTAAAATGTATTCCAATCCATTTAAATGCGAATATTGTTCAACTATTTTCACCTGTGACCACCATTCGGTAATGAAGGATCATATACTGGTTTACCCATAGGTCTTGTTTTTAATCTCCCATGTTTTAAATCATTAATTCTTTGTTTTGCAATTTTCACATACTCACTTTCTATATCACATCCATACCCTTCGCGATTATGTAAAAGAGCGGCTAATACAGATGATCCAACACCCATATATGGATCGAATACTTTATCTTCCTCATTGGTTAAGGACAATACCAACCTTTCAATTAGTTCAATAGGGAATTGACAAGGATGATTTGTTTTTTCAACATGATTAGATTTCACATTTGGTATTATCCATAAGTCTCCCGGATTTTTTCCTAACGGATTACCTGAAATTTGCCCCGCTTTAGGACCTTTAAAATATTTTTTATTCGGATATTTCGATGGTACGCGAATTGGGTCTAAATTAAAAGTATAATTGTCTGATTTCGTAAACCATAAAATAGTTTCGTAACGACCCGATAATCTATTACTACAGTGAAGTCCATGCTCAAAATGCCAAACAATTCTATTTCTTAATTTTAATCCCAAGTCTTTAAAAATTGGATAGAGGATAATGTCTAACGGATAAATCTCACCTTTGTTCACATTGTTTCCGACTTGCCAGCATATAGAGCCTTCGGGATGTAATTTATCATAACATTTCTGAATTAATTCTTTTTGTGACTCAACATAATTTTCTAATGGAGTTTTTTTCTCATATGATTTCCCAATATTGTAAGGAGGGGAGGTAACTATCAATTTTAGGCTTCCGTTTTCAAAGGAGTCAATAAATTTAATATTATCTTTTAACTCAACATTGTATACAAAGTCTAGTTTTTTTTCTGATCTTTGAATTTCGTTAGATTCTGAAAATCCCTCAAATAATCCTGTATTTTCTTTTTCATCAAAATCTTTAATTTTCATGTATCGATCCCTTACTATATAAAAATAGAAGCATTTGATCCCATTTTAAGTAGCTATATTAAGATTACAAGATTTTTTTAGAGACATAAAAAATGACTTTTTAGTCAAAAACCTTAACAAATTTAAAGTCTTTCCGAGAAACGATGTCGAGGAAACCTACAGCGGAAGGACTTGGCGTTATTTTATTAGACAATATTCGAGTTCGAAACTAAAATGTCGCCTAACGTTCAAGCGTGTGAGAAGTTTTGGGGCAGGCGCATTTTTTGCTTCTTCTCTGCAAAAAATGTGACTGGCACAAAATTTGGCGAAGCCCGAAACCAGCCCATCAGTTCGGGCTGGTTGAAGCTCACACGCTATGTTAGCGGGCGTTTTTTTAACTATTTATAATAATTTTTTTTAATAATTCTGTCTTTTCTTTATCTAAATTCCTAAAAGCAAGACCGATACCATTGTTATCTATTCTTACAACTCCAGTAGAGAAATTATAAGATTTCTTTTCAAAATATATTTCCACTTCAACTTCTTCTGTTAATTGAAAAGGGCAATTGGGAAAAAAGACAAAAATTCCACTTAAACTTGCATCTGCTGTTACGTAATCTATTCCTTTTATTTTTACTCGCAATTTCAAAGGGGTTCTCTTTTCACCTCGCCAACCTCTTGGATACATTTTTAAATAAGGAGCGGATATATCTTTTTTGCAGAAGTAGATAACTAATGACAACCAGACTATTGTCCTGAATAATATTCCTGAATTTTGAATACTAGGAAGAACAACTAACGAGTAAATATTCTGGAAAATTAGGATACTTGAATAAGCTAAAAATAAATACCATCCTCTTTTCTTTCCTAAGAATAGCATTATAGCAATCAGGATAGGAGCAAACAACATAATATTAGTAAATACCGAAAGCCTTGATGGTATTTTATAAAGGTCTTTAATAAATATATTGTTGCTCAAGCCCATATAAGAGATATTGACTAGAGGTAATACAAATAAAAACAAAGACAAAATCACTATACTGGTTGGTATCTTTATTCTTTTCCGTCTTTCACTTAAAAAATTAAATATTTTCATAGAATTTTCCTACATAGAATTTCCGATACATGCTTGTGAAACATAACCTGCTGTGCTTGTTGCACAAGAACCTATTGGGCTTCCTCCTTCGGGCGATTGAGAAATACAAATTAAATATGAAATAAGGCAACTCTCGATTTTTTTCTGTTCTTTATCCTTTTTCTCTTTTTCATTAAAAGGAGGAAAATTGCTACAATCAAAGTTGAAAGCGATAATTAATAGAATAATCAAAATTCTCATAAATGACACGCTCCGAAGAAAAAGCAAGCGGCAAGCAAAAGTAACGTATTATCATCAACAGCTGGTCTTGGGGGTGGCTCATAAGTGGGTGCTGGTGGTGGCACTTCTGCCGGTCTCTCATTATTGGGAGCATTTGGGTTTTGTACGACAATTGGCGGAGGCGGTTTGGGGGTATTGTCAATACATTTTCCATTTACCCATTCATGGTATGTTTTAGTCATACATTCTTCATAAGGACCGGGATCGTTTGGTTCTATAAAGCAATCATCTTTATAGGAAAATGGTGTCTGCTTGATATTTGCTTTTTCATGCTTTAAAATTACATCAAGTGTAGCTCCATAAGCCTGATAGCCTAAATGATTTGGGTGGATCGAGTCATTGCTGGCTCGAGATTGAATTAGGTGGTAAAGAAAATTTTCAGTGTCATTCGCATCAAATTCCATGTTCCAGAAATTTCTATTACCAACATACCAGTATCCTTTAGAAAGTGCATCGTAGTCAACAAAGGTGTGATATAAAGTATGCATTCCAGCACCTCGATTGCTTGCGATAGATGCCATAACAAGATTTAATTCTATGAGCCTTTGACTGACCCATGAATTGTCTCCACGCATTTTATCACAAAATCCTTTGCCTGTTAGTTGTAATGTACTAAGGCAATCTAGAAGCGTCGTTAAACTTACATTTTGTCCCCTTAACGCTTTTTGTAAATAATCGTTCAACAGGGAAGCTGTTGCAGAGATAGTTCTTCCACCAGGAATATCCTGATAATTTGCTTTAACGATAGTTGTACCATCGGGAAGTTTTTCAAACCAGTCTTCGTACCTATTAAAGAGATTCAAACGTGATAAAGTGGAAACAAGCGATTCTCCTGACCCAGGATAATAGGAAGGAAGAGGCATGTAACCTATTAAAGTTTTTCTTGTACCTGATTGTCTTTCTATATACGTCATAATTCTATCCAACTGATTGGCAACATGGTTGTGACGAAAAGGAATCAAAACAGGAAATGTTTCCAATAAGGTTTTATAGAGACCAACATTAAAATCATTTCCACCTATCATCACGAAAACATTTCTATTTTGGAATTGTACATAACCTGAATATCTACCTGGATTTGGCGGAGGATTGCACGAAAACCGACCAAGAGGGTTATTTTCACATGGAAGTTGTTCAGGAAAAGGTGCCCATAACTGGGTACTTTGTGAAGCACATGTATCCAGCCATTCGGAAAGATCTTGGGAGGTTGCCATACCAACCCCACCGTTCACAATGCCCCATCCGGGTGCGTAATCCTTATTCCATGTATATTTTTGATCAGGTGTCGTGCCTAGTTGTGTTATTGAATCTCCTAGCAATATATTGTTGTAAAAATTAGGAGATTTTTTTAATAAACTGGAATCTCCTGTAAGAGGAATGTTTGTTCCGTTATCTGAAAATTGTGTATATTCTGGAATTTGAATATTGTTTGGTTCATTAGGGTTTGATCCTTTTAGAGAACAGCCACATCTCTTGGAAAATCTGTCTTTTACAACTTCTTTTGAGTATAATACTGAAAGAATACCTCTTCCAAGTTCGTTCTTAAAATCCTTTTCCTTCTTGTTGTACAAAGAATTATTTATCTCATCAAGTAGAGTCGTCAGGGGCATCGGAGAGAACGGGAAAAGTGGATCAGAATGTAAGTGACTGTTTGACAACAAAATTATTAATAGAATTTTTAAATATTTCATAGACCTCTCCTTTTTATTTCATCAATAATATTTTTCCGTAATTCCCAAAGTTCTACAATACAGTTTCCAAGAAACGCTTCATCAACTGTCTTACTATCAAATTCCACTTTATAGTACATATCAAGCATATTAAATAGCTGAAAGTTAAGCATTCTTCGATAGATTATCAATAACTCATCATTTGCTTTTGGAACATCAGCCTTTATCTCATCTATATAGGAGGATTGTATTTGGTTTAACGTCCACCCTTCTTGGTAGTTTGGAGGTTTTCCAATAATTTTGACTGTTTCTGAAAACTCCTTTGAATGGATATACTCTTGCATATTTTTCAAATTTACCATTTGCACTTTTCTCATTTCTGGCTCAAAATCTCCAAATGCAACAGATGTCAAAGTATCAAGTGTCACTTCTTTATCTTCGACTTCAGACAAAACATATGGACTACTAACCGCTTTATTTTCATCAAAATTTAAATCGGAGTTTAAAAACTGATTTTGAGTCCCAATGAAGAAAAGAAATAGATGAAGAGGTTTCAGAGACTGATCTTCATTGAGACCTAAAATTTTATGTATATCAATTTTAAATTTATTTGCCTTAAATGATTCTGGCTCTAAGACTATCGGTTTATCTATACCGATACAGTTTAAGAAAACCAAGAATATTAGTTTTGTAAAATGTTTTTCCATATTTTTCCTCCTGAGAATTAAATCTTAAAAAAATGCCCGCTAACGTTCAAGAGTAGCCGACGTTGGAAAAATGGGAAGAAAATGCCCCAAGCATTGTTCTTTCCATTTTTTCAATGTCTCCGTGCCTTCTACAAAAAGCAAGTCCTGTGACTGAATGCAAGAAAAATTTGGATCAGTTCCCAAATTTTTCTGGAATGAAGGCACTGGAGTTGCGTAAGTCTGACAAAAATACTAAAAATTTTCACTTAAACAACCAGTCGGCTCGGAGCAAGAAGCCACATCTTCTCGTGGCTTCGCAGTGGCTACTCTTTGTTAGAGGGCGTGAAATTAGTAGACAGTGATACAAAATCTAGAACCTTTTACATGCGTTACTTTTTCATTTCTCGAACAATAGTCTGAATTTGTATGAATTTTGATATTCCTTTTCGCGTTTGCAGTAAAGTCAATTTTTGAACCTAGTTTTTCAAGAATGATTAAAAAAGAAAGACCTAACCCACCTGCCTTTTCGCCATCTATATACAAATTCGTAATTCCAAACTTTTTTGTATATTCCGATATTATCAAACTACTATTAAAAATTTCACTATATGGATAATCGTTCCAATCGATAAATAAATATTTTTTTAAAGAGAAAAAAAAGTTATAGCTAACTAGAATCAAAAAGACTATACTCAGAAATTCTTTTCTTTTTTTAGGAAGTTTTTCTATAGAATATCCGACAAGAACAAGGAAAAAAATATACAGATATGCAAAATAATAAAATTCATTGTTCGACAGAATAACTGAAAATATTATGGAAAAAGAAAAAATTGCAAATGAAACAATTAATATTTTTAAATGGCTAAAATCTTTTTTTAAAAAATTTATTCCCGCAATAACAAAAAAGACTGATATAATAAGAAGAAACAAAGGAAGGTAAAATTTATAAAAAGCGAAACTATATTAGAAGATACTGTCAAGTTTCTATACTCTTCTTTTTGGAAAACAACTGTAAAAATTTTTAAAAAATTTCCACCTTTATTTTTTAAGACTTCAAAAACAGGTAATGACCATAATATTAAAACGATTAAAGAATATTTCATAAATTTATCCCTTATTTCAAATACCCAATTCTTGAAATTGATTAGAACTATAAATGCAAATGGGATTACAGAAATAATATTTACCTGAATTAAAATATTCAACAAAACGAAAAGATGAACATATTTTTCTTCTACAAGAAATACCACACATAAAAAAAAGCCAACAGCAACTATTCCATGTGCCCATGGAGTTTTGATTAAAAAAATAAAATAGCTCGATGAAAGCATAAAAAGGAATGGAATATCTAAGTTGATTTTAAGAGTTTTGCTCAGACGATTTTTAGAATAAAATAACAGAGATAACTTAAATAAAGTATCAACTAAAAAAAATAAAAATATATTCCCAAAGCTTAATAAATATACAATTTGAAAATATATTCGTAATGCCGGTCCAGGATGGCTAAAGCCCCAAACACTTGGATGTCCAATAAATTCTAATTTTAGATTTAAAATTTTAGAAGCACTTGAGTATAGTTCTGCCTGATCAGACCCAAAATGAAGATCATAATCACTCTTAGGAAAAACTAAAATGAATACCAAAAAAATAAATATGTAATAGAAGATTTTAAGTAAATTTTTCTTTAACGCTAGAATATTTCATGCCCTCTAACGGTTCACGGCTTGGCGTTTGTGGCGGCAATCAGGGAACATCAGCCCAAATTTAGTACAAAAGTTTAATAGTAGCACTAAGCTCAAATTATGCACGTCAGCCGCCATAACGCCAAACCGATGTTGGCAGCTGTGGTTTTTTCCGTCCGTTCGTATTTGTCTGTCAGGTTTGGTGTGTCGGCAGATTTAATTTTTTGCGAAGCGTGGAAAGATTTTTTTGTTTTTTCTGTCGTGCGTTGGAAAAAGCAAGCTCTTTTGCAAACTTTGGCTTGTGTGTCGCCTTGTGCGGTTTGCAAATGTGCTTGCTTTTAGCGTTGGTTTGTCAAAATTTCATTCGTTGTATTCGTACTGCGTTTAAGATTGCCAATAATGCTACACCTACATCGGCAAAAACGGCTTCCCACATTGTTGCCAAGCCACCTGCACCAAGTATTAAAACAATTCCTTTTACTACAAATGCCAATGTGATATTTTGCCAAACAATTTTCTTTGTCTGTTTACCGATATTGATTGCCATAGGTATTTTACTCGGCTTGTCGTCTTGTATTACTACGTCTGCTGTTTCAATGGTGGCATCGCTACCTAAACCGCCCATTGCAATACCGACATCACTTAACGCTACAACAGGTGCATCATTTACACCGTCTCCGACAAAGGCAACGGTTTCATTTTTGGCTTTGATTTCTTTTACCTTGCTTACTTTGTCTTCGGGCAACAAGTCGCCAAAAGCGTTTGCAATTCCTAATTGTTCGGCAACAAATTTCACAACCGAACTTTTGTCGCCACTCAACATTGTCGGTTTTACGTTGAGCATTTTCAGCTTGTCAATGGTATTTTGTGAGTCTTGTTTTATGCTGTCGGCAACTGTAAGATAACCTACAAATTTGTTGTCGTAAGCAACGGCAATTATGGTGTAAACAATTTTACTTACATCAACATCGTGCTGAATGTTAAACTTGTTCATCAATTTGAAATTTCCTACTAATAATTGTTTTCCGTTTACTTCGGCTTTCAGTCCGTGTCCTGCAATTTCTTCGGTGTTTTCTAATTTGATTTCATTATTTGTTTTGCCAACATATTCGTGAATGGCAGTTGCTACGGGGTGCGTACTCAATCGTTCCAAAGCGTCCACCATTTGTAGCATTTCTGTTTGATTAAATGCTTTGTCAAAAACTACTTCCTGCACTTTGAAAACGCCCTCTGTCATTGTTCCTGTTTTATCCATTACTACGTTTTGGATATTGGCAAGTACATCTAAAAAGTTACTTCCTTTAAACAAAATACCGTTTTTACTTGCTGCACCAATGCCACCGAAATAACCCAACGGAATGGAAATAACCAACGCACAAGGGCAAGAAATTACCAAGAAAACCAAAGCCCTGTACAACCAATCTGTAAACTGATAATCTGCCACAAAAAAGTAAGGAAGCAAACAAATGGCAACGGCTAACAACACTACTATTGGTGTGTAGATTTTTGCAAACTTGCGGATAAACAATTCCGTAGGTGCTTTTTGTGAAGTGGCATTTTGTACCAATTCTAAAATTTTACTCAACTTACTATCGGTATATGCTGTGGTAACTTCTATCTGTGCAACGGTGTTTAGGTTTATCATTCCTGCCAAAACTGTTTCGCCTTTGGCTTTGGTATCGGGTTTGCTTTCGCCTGTTAAAGCTGCGGTGTTAAATGATGCTGTTTCGGATAACAAAACTCCGTCTAATCCCAATTTTTCGCCCGATTTTAATTGTATGATTTCGCCAATGTTTACGCTTTCTGCCTTTACGGTTTGGGGTTGGTTGTTTCGCAAAACGGTTACTTCATCGGGTCTTTGGTCAAGCAAAGATTTGATATTTGCTTTTGCTCTTTTTACCGCCAATGTCTGAAACACTTCGCCAACAGCATAAAACAACATTACGGCTACGCCCTCCGGATATTCGCCAATGGCAAACGCTCCGATTGTGGCAATGCTCATCAACAGAAATTCGGAAAATATCTCGCCTTTGGCAATGCTTTCAACGGCTTCTTTGATTACAGGAAACCCAACAGGAATATAAGCCACCACATACCAAACAATCCTTACCAAACCTGTAAACCATTCTGGTTTTAGGAAATTGTCTAAATAAACGGCAACAAGCAATAGCACCAATGAAATAATGCTTGGCAAAAACACTTTGAAAAGGTTGCTATCACTGTGGCTGTGGTCGTGTCCGTCATCATCGCTATGGTCGTGTTGATGCTTTTCTTTTATCAACTCTTTTGCACCTGCATTGGTGTAAATTT from Leptospiraceae bacterium encodes:
- the cadA gene encoding cadmium-translocating P-type ATPase, encoding MINTDKNHKHIYNVQGKQLCCTQEEKIYTNAGAKELIKEKHQHDHSDDDGHDHSHSDSNLFKVFLPSIISLVLLLVAVYLDNFLKPEWFTGLVRIVWYVVAYIPVGFPVIKEAVESIAKGEIFSEFLLMSIATIGAFAIGEYPEGVAVMLFYAVGEVFQTLAVKRAKANIKSLLDQRPDEVTVLRNNQPQTVKAESVNIGEIIQLKSGEKLGLDGVLLSETASFNTAALTGESKPDTKAKGETVLAGMINLNTVAQIEVTTAYTDSKLSKILELVQNATSQKAPTELFIRKFAKIYTPIVVLLAVAICLLPYFFVADYQFTDWLYRALVFLVISCPCALVISIPLGYFGGIGAASKNGILFKGSNFLDVLANIQNVVMDKTGTMTEGVFKVQEVVFDKAFNQTEMLQMVDALERLSTHPVATAIHEYVGKTNNEIKLENTEEIAGHGLKAEVNGKQLLVGNFKLMNKFNIQHDVDVSKIVYTIIAVAYDNKFVGYLTVADSIKQDSQNTIDKLKMLNVKPTMLSGDKSSVVKFVAEQLGIANAFGDLLPEDKVSKVKEIKAKNETVAFVGDGVNDAPVVALSDVGIAMGGLGSDATIETADVVIQDDKPSKIPMAINIGKQTKKIVWQNITLAFVVKGIVLILGAGGLATMWEAVFADVGVALLAILNAVRIQRMKF
- a CDS encoding restriction endonuclease: MKIVEQYSHLNGLEYILVHKPKLWKEIEKVIKSVDAEECKTKISKEERIKGKMLYSPIDMNKKMKEGFTELNWLEDRTSYWVTGDARLIRRTLHLPADEQKKEIIEAGLTPIFSYNQTDFVKERIAVEVQFGKYAFVAFDLFVKHMAFYVGDKIDVGVEILPMKSLQAEMSSGPSYYEGELYNLIREGRGVPAVPLVLLGIAP
- a CDS encoding PilZ domain-containing protein — translated: MKIFNFLSERRKRIKIPTSIVILSLFLFVLPLVNISYMGLSNNIFIKDLYKIPSRLSVFTNIMLFAPILIAIMLFLGKKRGWYLFLAYSSILIFQNIYSLVVLPSIQNSGILFRTIVWLSLVIYFCKKDISAPYLKMYPRGWRGEKRTPLKLRVKIKGIDYVTADASLSGIFVFFPNCPFQLTEEVEVEIYFEKKSYNFSTGVVRIDNNGIGLAFRNLDKEKTELLKKIIINS
- a CDS encoding site-specific DNA-methyltransferase produces the protein MKIKDFDEKENTGLFEGFSESNEIQRSEKKLDFVYNVELKDNIKFIDSFENGSLKLIVTSPPYNIGKSYEKKTPLENYVESQKELIQKCYDKLHPEGSICWQVGNNVNKGEIYPLDIILYPIFKDLGLKLRNRIVWHFEHGLHCSNRLSGRYETILWFTKSDNYTFNLDPIRVPSKYPNKKYFKGPKAGQISGNPLGKNPGDLWIIPNVKSNHVEKTNHPCQFPIELIERLVLSLTNEEDKVFDPYMGVGSSVLAALLHNREGYGCDIESEYVKIAKQRINDLKHGRLKTRPMGKPVYDPSLPNGGHR